A window from Mogibacterium neglectum encodes these proteins:
- a CDS encoding TIGR01212 family radical SAM protein (This family includes YhcC from E. coli K-12, an uncharacterized radical SAM protein.) — translation MKFTDSQRFYSVNNFLKEQFGKKMIKLSIEAGFTCPNRDGKLGYGGCKFCSSGGSGELASDIPSQINLLSDKWPNAGHLAYFQSHTNTYAPIDVLRSKYYAALSHPCIEGIVIATRPDCLDDQILDLLAEMNKDYFMWIELGLQTIHENTLTKMNIGYHLADYDKAIFELSRRNIRTVTHLILGLPEETERDMFDSLHYVTNSGIFGIKLHLMNIVSTSPLYKEMPNYVSFDSLDSYVDLVVAMLEEIPPDITIHRLTGDVPRNILISPEWSYKKRTILNAINKELRTRNTYQGAKLDI, via the coding sequence TTGAAATTTACAGATAGTCAAAGATTTTATTCAGTTAACAATTTCCTAAAAGAGCAATTCGGTAAGAAGATGATTAAGCTTTCAATAGAAGCTGGTTTTACTTGCCCAAACCGTGACGGAAAATTGGGTTATGGTGGCTGTAAGTTCTGTTCATCGGGCGGGTCAGGAGAACTAGCGTCAGATATACCAAGTCAGATTAATTTGTTAAGTGATAAATGGCCAAATGCCGGTCACTTAGCTTATTTTCAAAGTCACACTAACACTTATGCTCCTATTGATGTTCTTCGTAGCAAATATTATGCAGCTCTATCTCATCCATGTATAGAAGGAATAGTGATAGCGACAAGACCTGATTGCCTTGATGATCAGATTTTAGATTTACTTGCTGAAATGAACAAAGATTATTTCATGTGGATAGAGCTTGGACTTCAAACTATTCACGAGAACACGCTTACCAAGATGAATATCGGATATCACCTAGCTGATTATGATAAGGCAATCTTCGAACTGTCAAGACGTAATATCAGAACTGTAACACACTTGATACTAGGACTTCCTGAGGAAACTGAACGTGACATGTTTGATTCACTTCATTACGTAACAAATAGTGGAATATTTGGTATAAAACTTCATCTTATGAATATAGTAAGTACATCTCCACTTTATAAAGAAATGCCAAACTACGTGTCTTTTGACAGTCTTGATAGTTATGTTGATCTGGTAGTAGCGATGCTTGAAGAAATACCACCAGATATTACTATACATCGTTTGACCGGGGATGTGCCTAGGAATATTTTAATCAGTCCAGAATGGAGTTATAAAAAAAGAACAATCTTAAATGCCATTAATAAAGAACTTCGTACACGTAATACTTATCAAGGCGCAAAACTAGATATATGA